The Deltaproteobacteria bacterium sequence AATCAAAGGCCTAAGGGGCCTGGCGTCTCATCTCCGCCCCCGCTCCCCTTCACAAACAGCAAGGCCGGGGCGGCGGCGTCTTGCTCAAGGAACCTACCGGTCTGGACTATTATCTCCGTCGCCGTGGCCTTGTCCTTGAATATGAGCGCCCTCTTGACGTTGACCTTCATCTTGGTGGTGGCGGCCGTTATCTTCTCGAAGTCGATGTAGATGGTGAGCTTCGAGGTCTCGGCCTTCACCTCCACGTTCGAGTCCTCGACCTTGCGCCAGACCTCGACGATGCCCATCTTGCGCAGGGCCTTGCGGTTGGCGGCCTCCACCTTCTCGATTGGATAGCTGAAGGTCTTGTAGGCGACGTTGGTGACGGTGTAGGCTATGCCGCCGCCGGCGCCGCTCACGAGAACCGGCAGGGCGAGAGGGAGCATGCCCGGCAGGGCGGTGCATCCGCCGAGCGCCGGGAAGACGGCGAGAACGACAAGGGGCAGGAGAATTCTTTTTCTCGGCATGGACGCCACGGACCGGACCCTGAGATTGACACGAAGACGGGCGGCGGCGCACGAAGACGCCGCACTCTCTATGGAAACTATGATTAATTACCCTGAGGGAACCTTTTTGTAAAAAGGTTCCCTCAGACTCCCTCCAAAAACTTTTAACGCGAGTTGGTTTCCCCCTGTTTTGCCTGGCAAAACAGGGGGAAACCAACTCGTATTAAAAGTCTTTGAAGGGGGTCTGGGGGAAACTTTCTACAGAAAGGTTCCCCCAGTGTAATAAATCAGAGCTTCCCTATATTAAAGCAGAAGTCTCACCGGAAGTCCACGGTTTTCCCCGGCCTTGCCGCCCTCCCCGCGGACAAGGGCGGCGTATATGACCGATGTCATTTATTCCGCCTTGAAAAAGAGGCATAATTCCCATATAATCTTACGATAATCAACTTCATTGGAGGTATACGGACATGTTGAAGGAACGGGTGGAAGAGGCCCTCAACGGCATCAGGCCGGCCCTGCAGGCCGACGGCGGCGACGTGAGCCTCGTGGACATAAACGAGGCCGAAGGCATCGTCAGGGTTCAGCTCCAGGGCGCGTGCGCCGGCTGTCCCAGCGCGCAGATAACCCTGGCCATGGGTGTTGAGAGGGCGATCAAGGAGAAGGTCCCGGAAGTAAAACAGGTTCTCTCCGTCTGAAGAGACCTTCCGCCGGGCGTCTTGCCGGGGCCTGCGCAGCCGCATCGACCGCGCAGGCCCCGGCGGGCGACGGCGCCGATTCCGCGCTCAGCGCGGCCGCCCAGGTCACCCGATACTCCTCGTCACCCTCCGGAAGTCGACAGAAAGAGAGGACCGGCCGGTGCGTCCGGTCCCGGCGGTGTACCATGGCTTACGAAATACTCCAATCCTGCATCGAATGCGGCGTATGTCTGCCCGAGTGTCCCGAAGGGGCGATCTCCGAGGGGAGTCCCTACGTGATCGACCCCAAGTTCTGCACCGAGTGCGGCGCCTGCGCCGAGGTCTGTCCGGTCGAGGCCTGCGTGCCGGCCGGCACCGACCGGCGCCGGGCCTCCAACAAGTAGGCCCCCTGTCGCTCCGAGGCGCAAAAAAGCATTTTCCCCAAGGAGGTCCCCTCAGATGAGCAAGGTTACGGTCTGGTTCATAAAGAGCGCCATGGTATACCTGCTGCTCGCCGTACTGCTCGGCATCCACATGTCCATGGCCGGCCCAGGCTATCCCTGGATGCAGATCCACGCCCACTTCAACCTGCTGGGCTGGATGTCGATGATGATATTCGGAGTGGGCTACCACATACTGCCCCGCTTCAGCGGCCAGCCGCTCTGGAGCGTGAGGCTCAGCGAACTCCACCTCTGGCTCGCCAACGCGGGCCTTCTGGGTATGGCGGCCGGCTGGTTCGTCCTCTCGGCGGGAGGGGGAAAGATGCTCCTCTTCTTCTTCTCCACCGTCGAGGCCGTCTCGGTGGCGCTCTTCGTGGTGAACATGTTCAAGACCATAAGGGCCATGCCCGCGCCTCCCATGCCGCCCAAGCCCTGAGCACGGTCACAGACCCCGGCGCATCGCCCAGGCGGCCGGAAAACACAACATGCCGAACCAAGGAGGTATACGATAAGATGGCGGAAGCGAAGATAACCAAGGAGATGAGCATCGGCGACGTGATGGAGAAGTACCCGGTGACGGAAAAGGTCTTCATAAAGTACTTCGGCAACGGCTGCTTCACCTGTCCCGGCGCCAAGATGGAGAACATCGCCTTCGGAGCCACCATGCACGGCGTGGACGCCGACACGGTGGTCAAGGAGCTCAACGAGGCCGTGGAGGAGGGCGAGTAACCCCATGGCGAAGATATCGAAGGACGTGGTCGTAAACGACGCCATAAAGCTCTATCCAAAGACCATAAGCGTCTTCACGAGATACAACATCGACTCCTGCTGCGGCGGAGCCGTGTCGATAGAAGAGGCGGCAAGGCGCGACGGCGCGCCGCTCGACGAGCTGCTCCGGGAGCTCAACGAAGCCGCCGAGGGCTAAGCAAGCTTACCTTTCTGAGGGAACCTTTTTGTAAAAAGGTTCCCTCAGACTCCCTCCAAAGACTTTCAATGCGACTTGGTTTTCCCCTGTTTTGCCAGGCAAAACAGGGGAAAACCAAGTCGCATTGAAAGTCTTTGAAGGGGGTCTGGGGGAAACGTGGGCCTGTGGCCCTTCTACAGAAAGTTTCCCCCAGGGTAATCAAATCCCTCCGGGGCTTTCGGCGCCGCCGCAGGTGCCGAAAGCTACCGAAGAGGTTTTAAGGAGGTCGATTGAAGTGTCCGCTCCGGCTGTAAACGAAGAGGCCGTGCTCAAGGCCCTGGGTACCGTCATGGACCCGGAGCTCGGCAAGGATCTCGTCACTCTGGGAATGATAAAGAACCTCAAGGTCGAGGGATCGAGGGTGGCCTTCGACCTGGTGCTCACCACGCCGTCGTGTCCGCTCAAAAAGGAGCTCACCGACTCGGCGCGCTCGGCCGTCGAGGCCCTGGACGGGGTGGAGCAGGTGGATGTCAACACGACGGCCAGCGTGCCCCAGGCCAAGAACCTGCCCCAGCAGGCGCCGATCCCCAAGGTCAAGAACACCATCGCCGTGGCCAGCGGCAAGGGCGGGGTGGGCAAATCGACGGTGGCGGTGAACCTGGCGCTTGCGCTCTCGCAAAGCGGCGCAAAGGTCGGGCTCCTCGACATAGACCTGTACGGGCCGAGTCTGCCGCTCATGATGGGCATCCACGAGCCGCTCAAGGCGACACCGCAGGAGCGGCTCGTGCCGCTCGAGGCCTACGGCGTGAAGCTCATCTCCGTGGGCTTCATGCTCGACGAGGAGACACCGCTCATCTGGCGCGGGCCGCTGGTCATGCAGCTCGTAAAACAGTTCCTCACCGGTGTGGAGTGGGGCGAGCTCGACTACCTGGTCATAGACCTCCCGCCCGGCACGGGAGACGCCCAGCTCACGCTCGTGCAGACCATACCGGTCACCGGGGCCGTCATCGTGACCACCCCCCAGGACGTGGCCCTCATAGACGCCCGCCGGGCCATAAAGATGTTCGGCGAAGTGAAGGTGCCCATAATCGGCATCGTCGAGAACATGAGCTACTTCACCTGTCCCCACTGCAACGAGACGACCGAGATATTCAGCCACGGCGGGGGGCAGAAGACGAGCGACCGCTACGGCGTGCCCTTCCTCGGAAGCCTGCCGATGGACCCGGCGATCCGCGAGGGCGGCGACGCGGGAAAGCCCGTTGTCGTGGCCAGACCCGAATCGAAGGACGCCGAGATATTCATGGAGATAGCGCAGAACGTGGCGAGCAAGCTCAGTATAATGGCCCTTAGCTGAAGGCGCGGGCGCGCCGGAGGACCACGCCGCAAAGAGCGGCCCCCTGATAAAGAGGGGGCCGCTCTTTGCTTTGCGCCCCCGGCTCCAGTCCCATCGGTTTCGGCTTCGCCGGCCGACTCACGAGGCGGCGCCGACGAGCTCGGAGAGGCGCTCCACGCCGTGGCGCTCCATGTACTCCTCGACGCCCTCGAGCACCCTGACGGCGGCGGCCGGATCCACGAAGCTCGCCGTGCCGACCTGCACGGCCGCGGCGCCCGCCAGGATGAACTCCAGGGCGTCGCGGCCCGTCATGATGCCGCCTATCCCTATGACGGGCGTGCGGGCGGCGGCGGCCGCCTCCCAGACCATGCGCACCGCCACGGGACGTATGGCGGGCCCCGACAGCCCGCCGACCCTGTTGGCCAGCACGGGCCTTCGCCGCTCCACGTCTATTACCATGCCCGTAAGGGTGTTTATGAGCGATACGGCGTCGGTGCCGGCCTCCTCGACGGCGCGGACCATGAGGGCGATGTCCGTGACGTTGGGGGATAGCTTGGTTATGACGGGAAGGGTCGTGGCCCTTCTCACGGCCTCCACCACGGCGGCCGCCTCGCGGGGGTCGGTGCCGAAGACCATGCCGCCCTTCCTGACGTTGGGGCACGAGATGTTGATCTCGAGGGCGCCGACCCCGCCGGCGTCGTCGAGGATCCGGGCGACCTCGGCGTACTCGCCGCGGCTCTCGCCGAAGATGTTGGCCACCACGGCGGTGTCGAAGCGGCGAAGCTGCGGCAGTCTTTCTTCGACAAAGGCCCGGACGCCCACGTTCTGGAGTCCTATGGCGTTGAGCATGCCGCAGGGCGTTTCGACTATGCGGGGCGGCGGGTTTCCGGGACGGGGCTCGAGGGAGAGACCCTTGACGACCACGGCGCCGAGGCGGCCGAGGTCGAGGTGGCCGCTGAACTCGAGGCCGTAGCCGAATGTGCCCGAGGCGGTCATGACGGGATTTCTGAGCTCGAGGGCGCCTATGCGCACCGACATGTCTCTTTCCGGCGCAGCGTTCGTCACAGGGCCTCCCAGTCGATGAGAGAGCTTTCGAAGACGGGGCCGTCGCAGCAGACCATCAGGGGACGGAAGGCGCCGGCATGGTCCTTCTGCGCCGCCCTGACGGCGCAGCCCAGGCACACGCCCATGCCGCAGGCCATGGAGCTCTCGAGCGAGACATGACACTCCACGCCCCGTCCGGCGCAGAGACGGGCAACGGCCCTGAGCATCGCCGCGGGGCCGCAGGCGTAGACCACGCTCTCAGCCGAGACCTCTTCGGCGAGCAGGTCGGTTACAAGGCCCTTGTGACCCACGGAGCCGTCTTCCGTGGCAGTTCTGACGGTGCAGCCCCCGATGGCCCGCAACTGCTCGGCAAGCGCCGCCTCGCGGCCGGTGCGCGCGCCGAAGAGGAGCGTGCCGCCCGTGGTCCTTGCCAGGAGCTTGAAGGGCGGGATGCCTATGCCGCCCGCCACCATGACGAGCCGCCTCCCCGGCTCCACGGGCGGAAAACCGTTGCCCAGCGGGCCGAGCACGTCGATGACGTCGCCGGGGCGGAGGCGCGACATGATGGCCGTGCCGCGGCCGACGACGCGGTAGATGATCTCGATCCTCGTCCCCGTGACAAGGCCGCCGCCGAGCGCGCCTCCGGCAACGTCGGCCACACCGAAAGGCCGGCGCAGAAGGGGGTCCAGGGAGAGCGGGTCCGGTCCGTCCGAGACCCTCACCATGAGGAACTGGCCGGGCCGCACGCGCCAGGGGCTGGGGAGCTCCACGGTGAGCCCGAAGTGGCCCCTGCAGAGTTCCACGTTGTCCGTGACCGAGGCGGCGGCCGAGCGGGGACCGTCCGGGATGGTTCTGTTCATCATAACGGAGACCGACGATACTCCACGTTCTCTTTGAGCGGCGTCACGGCCGCCCTCGCTTCTCCCCTCCCCCTCCGCCCGCCCTCTCCCTCAGATCGAGCGCCATGACCAGGGCGTCCTCATCGCCGTAGTAGCGGCGCCGCACGAAGAGCTCGCGGAAGCCGAACCTGCCGTACATGCGTCTTGCCGCCCTGTTCGACCGTCTCACCTCCAGGAATACGCCGCGCACGCCGCGCTCTTCCATGAGGCCGAGGGCGTGGTCGAGCAGCCTCGAACCCAATCCCCGACGCCGGAAGTCGGGATGGACGGCTATGTTGAGAATATGGGCCTCGCCGTGGACCACCCAGAAGACGA is a genomic window containing:
- a CDS encoding 4Fe-4S dicluster domain-containing protein — translated: MAYEILQSCIECGVCLPECPEGAISEGSPYVIDPKFCTECGACAEVCPVEACVPAGTDRRRASNK
- a CDS encoding dihydroorotate dehydrogenase; protein product: MSVRIGALELRNPVMTASGTFGYGLEFSGHLDLGRLGAVVVKGLSLEPRPGNPPPRIVETPCGMLNAIGLQNVGVRAFVEERLPQLRRFDTAVVANIFGESRGEYAEVARILDDAGGVGALEINISCPNVRKGGMVFGTDPREAAAVVEAVRRATTLPVITKLSPNVTDIALMVRAVEEAGTDAVSLINTLTGMVIDVERRRPVLANRVGGLSGPAIRPVAVRMVWEAAAAARTPVIGIGGIMTGRDALEFILAGAAAVQVGTASFVDPAAAVRVLEGVEEYMERHGVERLSELVGAAS
- a CDS encoding DUF1858 domain-containing protein, encoding MAEAKITKEMSIGDVMEKYPVTEKVFIKYFGNGCFTCPGAKMENIAFGATMHGVDADTVVKELNEAVEEGE
- the rimI gene encoding ribosomal-protein-alanine N-acetyltransferase, with protein sequence MTEDDLDDVLRIERLSFTTPWSRALFENELKNPVSCGMVAKVGGPGAECVAAYIVFWVVHGEAHILNIAVHPDFRRRGLGSRLLDHALGLMEERGVRGVFLEVRRSNRAARRMYGRFGFRELFVRRRYYGDEDALVMALDLRERAGGGGGEKRGRP
- a CDS encoding dihydroorotate dehydrogenase electron transfer subunit; this translates as MMNRTIPDGPRSAAASVTDNVELCRGHFGLTVELPSPWRVRPGQFLMVRVSDGPDPLSLDPLLRRPFGVADVAGGALGGGLVTGTRIEIIYRVVGRGTAIMSRLRPGDVIDVLGPLGNGFPPVEPGRRLVMVAGGIGIPPFKLLARTTGGTLLFGARTGREAALAEQLRAIGGCTVRTATEDGSVGHKGLVTDLLAEEVSAESVVYACGPAAMLRAVARLCAGRGVECHVSLESSMACGMGVCLGCAVRAAQKDHAGAFRPLMVCCDGPVFESSLIDWEAL
- a CDS encoding NifU family protein — protein: MKERVEEALNGIRPALQADGGDVSLVDINEAEGIVRVQLQGACAGCPSAQITLAMGVERAIKEKVPEVKQVLSV
- a CDS encoding iron-sulfur cluster carrier protein ApbC — its product is MSAPAVNEEAVLKALGTVMDPELGKDLVTLGMIKNLKVEGSRVAFDLVLTTPSCPLKKELTDSARSAVEALDGVEQVDVNTTASVPQAKNLPQQAPIPKVKNTIAVASGKGGVGKSTVAVNLALALSQSGAKVGLLDIDLYGPSLPLMMGIHEPLKATPQERLVPLEAYGVKLISVGFMLDEETPLIWRGPLVMQLVKQFLTGVEWGELDYLVIDLPPGTGDAQLTLVQTIPVTGAVIVTTPQDVALIDARRAIKMFGEVKVPIIGIVENMSYFTCPHCNETTEIFSHGGGQKTSDRYGVPFLGSLPMDPAIREGGDAGKPVVVARPESKDAEIFMEIAQNVASKLSIMALS
- a CDS encoding DUF3568 family protein, with translation MPRKRILLPLVVLAVFPALGGCTALPGMLPLALPVLVSGAGGGIAYTVTNVAYKTFSYPIEKVEAANRKALRKMGIVEVWRKVEDSNVEVKAETSKLTIYIDFEKITAATTKMKVNVKRALIFKDKATATEIIVQTGRFLEQDAAAPALLFVKGSGGGDETPGPLGL